The following coding sequences are from one Lolium rigidum isolate FL_2022 chromosome 6, APGP_CSIRO_Lrig_0.1, whole genome shotgun sequence window:
- the LOC124661347 gene encoding uncharacterized protein LOC124661347: MQRLAWLGLGVALLLLAPASRLVSAAAVEDGLLTNGDFETAPAGGFTKSASVSEGASTIPAWTINGTVELVSAGQHQGGMILIVPQGDHAVRLGNDAGIGQVVQVEKGAEYAITFSAARTCAQLEALNVSAGGVSQTVDLQTLYNIEGWDAYALAFQAVDEQANLEFRNPGMEDDPTCGPILDNVAIKKLFSPDKPKDSTVINGDFEEGPWMFPNTSFGVLLPTNLDEQTSAIPGWMIESNRAVRFVDSDQYSVPQGKRAIELLSGKEGIISQMVETTPQKVYSLTFTFGSAGDSCQPPMAVMAFAGDQAQNFHYSPMGNATSQAANVTFTARAERTRVALYSVYYNTRSDDHSSLCGPVVDDVRVWGLNGAAGLKASIGLLLGMVSVVGLMMF; encoded by the exons atgcagCGGCTCGCATGGCTGGGGCTGGGGGTGGCGCTGCTCCTGCTCGCGCCGGCTTCTCGTCTGGTCTCAGCTGCCGCGGTGGAGGACG GCCTGCTCACCAATGGCGACTTTGAAACAGCTCCAGCTGGTGGTTTTACCAAGTCTGCTTCTGTCTCTGAGGGCGCATCGACGATCCCAGCTTGGACGATCAATGGCACAGTTGAGCTAGTTTCAGCAGGCCAGCACCAGGGTGGCATGATCCTTATTGTTCCACAGG GGGATCATGCTGTCCGGCTAGGAAATGATGCAGGCATTGGGCAGGTGGTGCAGGTCGAGAAGGGCGCAGAGTATGCAATCACATTCAGTGCCGCCCGGACGTGTGCACAGCTGGAGGCGCTGAATGTGTCTGCTGGTGGTGTATCGCAGACAGTAGACCTTCAGACATTGTACAACATCGAAGGCTGGGATGCATATGCACTGGCTTTTCAAGCAGTGGATGAGCAGGCAAACCTTGAATTCAGGAACCCTGGCATGGAGGACGATCCAACCTGTGGTCCTATCCTTGACAATGTGGCCATCAAGAAGCTCTTTTCTCCGGACAAACCAAAGG ATAGCACGGTGATCAATGGAGACTTTGAGGAGGGTCCATGGATGTTTCCAAACACAAGCTTCGGTGTTCTACTCCCGACGAACCTTGATGAGCAGACATCAGCCATACCAGGATGGATGATTGAGTCGAACCGTGCAGTCCGCTTCGTTGACTCTGACCAGTACAGCGTTCCCCAGGGGAAGCGTGCGATTGAGCTCCTCTCCGGCAAAGAGGGAATTATCTCACAGATGGTGGAGACAACCCCTCAGAAAGTGTACAGCCTGACTTTCACATTCGGCTCAGCAGGCGATTCATGCCAGCCACCAATGGCTGTCATGGCATTTGCAGGCGATCAGGCCCAGAACTTCCACTACTCGCCGATGGGCAATGCCACAAGCCAAGCTGCGAATGTGACGTTCACAGCGCGTGCTGAAAGAACACGTGTTGCTCTCTACAGCGTGTACTACAACACGAGAAGCGATGACCACAGCTCACTATGCGGGCCGGTGGTCGACGACGTGCGTGTTTGGGGCTTGAATGGGGCTGCTGGGTTGAAGGCAAGTATTGGGCTGCTTCTTGGTATGGTTAGTGTTGTTGGCCTGATGATGTTCTGA